A stretch of DNA from Drosophila virilis strain 15010-1051.87 chromosome 5, Dvir_AGI_RSII-ME, whole genome shotgun sequence:
ACATGCATGTTAAACGTAATTATTTATTGGAAGCTACTCAGTTTTCTTTGAAATCTTTGACAACATTTTCATGTCTTAGTCGTCTTTGCATGACATGTCCTCAGCTCTTATTGTCTAACAATCCACGTGCTTGTTCATTTTCGAATAGACACTCGATAAGACATTTTTGATGGCATTTCACCAACGGACATATTATCCTGCATGTTAAGATATAATGTTAAGTTAACATGCATGTTAATTACCAATCAGTTTAAagttaaaaactaaaatttgttattttaacatgcatgttaaaGTTAACTTACTGTTAAggtaaaagaaaatacaaattaaaattatataaaagaaTAAAGTATTCGGTTTTTTAAAACTTGAAGAATCTATACTGTAGGAAGCCACGCGCTCACAAATTTAAACTTTGGCTTGACTGCATATGAAAAGCCGATTGGGGTCGTTTGCTGAACGCACTGCAATAATTTCGcatgtgtaaatatttatggatGGTCAACTGTGTGTTTGCctatgtgtgcttgtgtcgTATCAATGGGTATTATGCATAATGCATTCAAAGTCTTGATTTTAAACGGTGCATGCCTTTGCTTGTTCTTTGTTTGTTCTTCTCGATAATCCAACTATACTCTAACTTGTTGATTGTGCTAATGAAAAGGTATACACAGTCGAGACTCaccgcgtgtgtgtgtgtgtgtgcgaatgtgAGTGTGCGcctatttgtttatatatagatacttaTCTATCGAGTACCTTAGCTCTGTGAAACTGAGTCATTAGATTACTGTTTTGGCAATTATTCAGTAGCGTGAAATTTGATTcgaaaatatgatttttctttaaaatcgTGGCACTTGAACTTGAGATAAATTGTAGAAAATTCCTGAGtatatatcatttttgtttCCCCAGCCGATAAAGGCTGTGAATTGATTTGCAAACAAGGAAGCTATTCTTTGAGGCATTCTAAAAATAAGCAGATAAGAAGTATATAAGTCAATGGAAATACTTATATTAACAATGGAAATGATAAGGAGAACAATACAAGCCTTTAGCCGAAATTGTTAAGAATGAATAAGATAATGAGAGCCTcgtgaaaataataacaaatagtGTCAGACTTAAGAGTGCCTGATTATAGTATGGGCTGATTCGAGTTTTATGGAAATATGCAAGTGGGCAACAGTGTTGGTAAGTGTTAGATAAGTTAGAAATatgatttgcatttaacaaaaattacaGGGAAATCATAAATGATTATATTGAATCCCTCAAATTGTGGCAAATACTGGTAGTTCTTAGATTATGAAATTAACAAGAAATCAAAAATGTGTTTATTGAAGAGGTTTTTAAGTTTTGTGGATTTTGAAAGAGTGTTGATTAGagactaaaaaaaatatgattaatCATGTAACACAGTGATTGATCCCCTCTCAACACTTGTTCATTACCAATCAATGTGACTCACACGTCTTGGGCCTCATTATTTTAAGGTTTAGTAATCGTTACGGTTCCAAAGTACGGCCGGGGGCACTCCAAAGATAAGAGGCAGCCGGTCGATCAATTATCTATAAAACATTATATCAGatcgtttgttttgttttcttttacagAATTTGCAAAAATCGAAAGTTTCGACGGCGGAAATGTTATTCGGACTGCCCATGCAGGATACTGGCTTCAAGCGTTATCCCTTGCGTGCCCGCTCCCGCATTATACAGTACGCCATGACGCTGATCCTCAACAAAAATGATCCAGAGTATTTGGAAACGTTAAAGGAGAAACTGTTGCGCTTCTATCCGCCACTGAGCGCCACAGCGCCGGCCACAGCCGATGTGGAGCCCTCGACCATAACGTACATCTTCTATCCGGGCGAGTTGAAAATCTGGGAATTTCTGCCCCTATCCGTGGCATTCGTTTTGGTCTTTGCCTATGTCTACTTCTCGGTGCGCAAGATCGACGTGTTTCGTTCGCGTGTTCTCTTGGCGCTTTGCAGCGTGCTGACCACGTTGGGCAGCCTGGCGATGTCGCTCGgcttgtgcttcttcttcggGCTAACCATATCGCTGCAGTCGAAGGATATATTCCCGTATCTGGTCATATTGGTGGGCCTGGAAAATAGCCTGGTTATAACCAAGAGCGTGGTGTCCATGGATGAGACATTCGATGTGAAAATACGCGTGGCGCAGGCCCTGAGCAAGGAGGGCTGGCACATATCCAAGACTCTGCTCACGGAGATCACCATCCTGACCATTGGACTGGCCACCTTTGTGCCGGTTATCCAGgagttttgtgtgtttgccaTTGTCGGCTTGCTCTCGGACTTTATGCTGCAAATGCTGCTGTTCTCCACCATACTGGCCATGAATATCAAGCGTGCGGAATACACCACGGAGGCCAAGCACTTGCCCAAGATGATGCTCAGTTGTACGCTGGGCAATGGACAGGCTGGCGCCGGTTCGTTGGGTCGTCAGGATTTCCGTTTCTTTGGCGCTGCACCGTCGCCCATGTTGCCCTTCGTGCCCGGCACTTTCCAACGCTCCCAATCACATCCCAAGCTGTGCTTTGCGGATGCTGGCGAACGCGCCCAATTGGTCAATGGGCATGCCGCACATGTGGGACAGGAGGCGCGCATACCCAAGCGCATCAAGATTGTGAACTTCTGGGCGCGTACACGTTTCTTTCAGCGCGCCTTCATGATCTGGATGATCGTGTGGATCTGCTCCATCTTGTACAATTCGGGCTGCTTGGAGCAGCTGTTCAGCATGCAGAGCAACGGCACCATGAGCACCGCCTACGAGCTGCAGCGTCATTTGCAGGCGACGCGCGGCGCCGTCAGCAGCTTTCTCAAGGGCTTCAAGCCGACGGGCGAGCGTCTGGGCAGCACCGCCAGCTATGTGACTCCAACAACAGAGCAGCCGTTGCATGATATCAATGAGACGGAGGCGGAGATGATGCGTCTGCGCTATCCCAACTTTGAGCTAAACTATTTTCTGTCCAACTTTCACTGGTCGACCATTATGAAGCAGTACAATGTCTCGCTGAGCGGACAATATGTGACGCTCCTGCCCACCATACGGCTGACGCATGCCATATCCCCGGAACTGGCCACGGTCTTGCGCAATCcgcaggagcagctgcagcagaacTTTCAATGGAAAGCTTTGGCTGCCGCCTTGGATCCTCTGGACTTCAATGATGACGATGCACGTCGGGAATCGCCCATGGTCATGGCTGGCGGTACGCCGTTAGTGCCCAAGAGTCCCATGGAGATCTTCTTTGCCATTTTGCTGTGCTGCATCAGCATCTTTGTGCTCTGCTATACGATGGTTGTCTTCTATCGCTGCATCTGCACGCGCAACTATGCCGAATGGCGTTCCAGCTGGCACGAATCGGAGGCGCCGTACAAGCAAACCGAACACATACTGGAGGGTGTGCCCACTAAAATAGCCGGCCACAAGCATCGCATCGAGTGTTTGGCCAGCGATGGGAACTACATCATTAGCTGCTGTCTCAAGGGTCAGATACGCGTGTGGGATGGCCGCACCGGCCAGCAGCTGGCCAACATTGGACGCAGCGATATGCAAATAGAGCATCCACGTCAGGATGGCCAGACGATGTTGCGCAAGCTGCCCACATCGCCGGTCTGGTGTCTGGACTACTTTGATAATCTCATTGCCGTTGGTTGTGCCAATGGGCGGGTCGAGCTGTGGGAGGTGCCAGCCGGTGTGCTCAAGTGTGCCTATCAGGAGGATGCCAAGCGTAATCAGGGTATTACGCACATTCATTTGAACGGCGATCGTGTTATTGTGGCCCGCCTGAATGGACGGCTGGATTTCTATCGCCTGGAAACGTACTACAAGGGCAAGCAGATCGATTGGGGCTTTACATCCGCCTACAGACGCAGTAAGTTTCAACATTTAAAAGCCCACTGCCCGTGGAGAGTATAATAATTTTGTCCacaaatcataaatatttagtgTTGGcccttttttaatatttcacttCCTTTACAGCACACGTGCGCACCGGCTCCACAGGCAGCATCGGGCTGAtgatgcagcaacagcagcgccaacAGGATGCGGCCCAGAAAACCACCAAGGAGGAAATGAAGATAACGCTGGAGGGTGTGCGTTTGGCGCACCAGCAGCCAATTACCTGCATGCAGGTGGTCAACGACATGGTCTTCACGGGCAGTCAGGATCACACGCTAAAGGTGCGTTAAAGTACATTAAATAGAAAGCTGAACTTAATGTCTATTCATTGCTTACAGGTGTATTGCCTGAACAAATCAGATGTGGAGTACACCCTACATGGGCACTGTGGTCCTGTTACCTGCCTGTTCGTTGATCGCTGGCAGCCCGGCACTGGCGGCTCTGGCTCGCAGGATGGCCTGCTGTGTGTCTGGGATCTATTTACGGGCGCCTGCATGTACAATATACAAGCACATGACGGGGCGGTCAGCTGCCTGGCCTGTGCGCCCAGCTATGTCATCTCGCTGGGCACCGACGAGCGCATCTGTGTGTGGGAACGATTTCAGGGCAACCTGCTGACCACCATCAAAATCTCGAATGCCTATTCGAGCTTGTTAATGCTGACGCCCTCGCTGCTGGTCACCAGCAAGATGGGTAGGAGAATGCCAAAAATGCCTATTGATTATTTATGCTAATTTGTGTTCTGTTCTTTAGGCTCGCTCATTGTGTGGGATGTGCGCACGGGTCAGCCGGCGCGCGAGGTCAAGCTGGACTTTGCCAATTTGCAGCTATGCCCCAAGTTCATGATGCTCGCTTGCGACTCAGTTGTCTGCGACTATGGCAACGAGATACGCGTCGTACGCTTTCCCATTGTGGCCGATAAATGTCATTAGAAGGAAGAcaagaatttaaatttgtagatCCTAAAGTTTAGGTTACAATTTGCTCTCTGTTTGATTTAATCTAACAATGTAATCTTACTGACgcattcattaatttaatttataacttTAGGGATTAGATCTTTATCTCTATTCACCAGTGGCGTTGTGTTTATTCCTTTATGCTACATAActatagttatatattttataattgtacAATACATCTGTATGTCTGATAATTACTACGATATCGCTAAatggagtatatatatatgtatatggatatatgtatactatatatatttttgcataacaTAAAACATAGTGTCTTAAAGCGCCTCAGCCTAACATTAAATgactaaatattaaattatctatattttatatactatatttattaGACCTCACGTACGCTTAAATTTCTATGTGAAAAGTAAATCTGCAAGAAAAATGCTTCTCAAGTCAAAAAAGAATTTTCTATTTCTTAACAAATGCTTTATTGGCAGACGAGTTTAACgtgaaaaagaaaatctaAAATTGGATTTTACTTTTTGAGTTTTAAGAATTTAGACGCAAATTCGTAAACGCCCACcgagttgttgtttttctgatCGTACTCCACCCAATCGTCTTCGGATAGATCCACATCCTCAAACGCTTGACCATTTTCCGAGGAAAGCACTTTCCAGCCCGATCGGGGTGAAAATTCGACAGGTTCCACGCCGCGGCAATCGAAAACCACAATTGTTTTGAATTTGCCCGCATCTTCAGCTGTGTACGGCACTGTAACCGAGGCAAAATGTTAGTAATCGTTTTCCTATTGGAGTTTTTGCTTACCGTTCGACTTTTCCACAACATCAATGCTATTTTCCCGTGCGcacattttgcatttcataTAGAAATTAAAGCCCGCCGCATTGCGAGAATCCTGCTGCACACGCTCCGATTCGGTGATATCATGCCATTTCTCCGATGTTTCGCCGCAATTGCTGCAGGTTAGCTTTAAGAAAAACGCATAATCGGAATGCGTTTCtaatttttctatattttcgAGAGTAGCTGAGATTTGTAAGCCAACGCGGACCATTTTTTCAACAAAAGCCGGATGATGCACAGCTGATTCGCACAGTGCTGCCAGACATTCGTTAATTTGATGACAGTAACAGATGCAGCACTGACTCCAATCTGGCAACACTGCTAATTGTCACACCACAAAGCATAAAAACAATTGTAGACAGAATTTTTagtaaaagaaattaaaacagcacaaaacaaaatggattTAAACATGAAACCATCGCTCGCCGTTGATGAGATGTTCTCGGAGGGCGCCGGCTACATGGACATGGAAGAGGTGAGCATAGAAAAggaattggaaaaaaaaaatattaagtgatatttattatacaaataattaaagtcGGGAAGCGCTTCAGGCATGATGATGGATCATTTGCCCGCACCCACAAATGACAAACATGTACATGCTGATTTTTATAATGATTTCGATGATCTAtttgacgacgacgacaactgGGCCAAAGTCAGGCGTGCGGCCGAAAATGCCAAACAGtagattataaaaaaaaaatatatatttgtctaaTTGCTAAGTCTTTACTATATAATAAATGTGCGCTAATAGTACACAATGCGCAGGCATTCATTAAAGTGTCAACATACACGCTTACTTAAATTTAACTACATATATTAtggcataattttaaatacatgtACGAGACGTGGGCAC
This window harbors:
- the LOC6625088 gene encoding COP9 signalosome complex subunit 9 homolog, whose translation is MDLNMKPSLAVDEMFSEGAGYMDMEESGSASGMMMDHLPAPTNDKHVHADFYNDFDDLFDDDDNWAKVRRAAENAKQ
- the SCAP gene encoding sterol regulatory element-binding protein cleavage-activating protein translates to MAAATDGSAKTAAAAAAASASQPITANGNGKSPKLKINSPSTATTAASTTASTSSGLPASVSHFYYKHGLFLSSYPTCASSIALMAILLSCYPLINIPLPGTIPTKIVLPYEGRYTPLFGETDATTVAYNQSGASASAFNGSSSSSSGSGGVGGGGGGGGGSMPWAQSSPALYVQQITLRASVLPWTDEMQLMDAFRAPLHEVFKLLEIVRNHQSSENQRTLEQNCLHVDNVKRGAQGQLDQIFPEYGCLLLSPANLWAQNAQNFTRDTNILNTIFQYHNLQKSKVSTAEMLFGLPMQDTGFKRYPLRARSRIIQYAMTLILNKNDPEYLETLKEKLLRFYPPLSATAPATADVEPSTITYIFYPGELKIWEFLPLSVAFVLVFAYVYFSVRKIDVFRSRVLLALCSVLTTLGSLAMSLGLCFFFGLTISLQSKDIFPYLVILVGLENSLVITKSVVSMDETFDVKIRVAQALSKEGWHISKTLLTEITILTIGLATFVPVIQEFCVFAIVGLLSDFMLQMLLFSTILAMNIKRAEYTTEAKHLPKMMLSCTLGNGQAGAGSLGRQDFRFFGAAPSPMLPFVPGTFQRSQSHPKLCFADAGERAQLVNGHAAHVGQEARIPKRIKIVNFWARTRFFQRAFMIWMIVWICSILYNSGCLEQLFSMQSNGTMSTAYELQRHLQATRGAVSSFLKGFKPTGERLGSTASYVTPTTEQPLHDINETEAEMMRLRYPNFELNYFLSNFHWSTIMKQYNVSLSGQYVTLLPTIRLTHAISPELATVLRNPQEQLQQNFQWKALAAALDPLDFNDDDARRESPMVMAGGTPLVPKSPMEIFFAILLCCISIFVLCYTMVVFYRCICTRNYAEWRSSWHESEAPYKQTEHILEGVPTKIAGHKHRIECLASDGNYIISCCLKGQIRVWDGRTGQQLANIGRSDMQIEHPRQDGQTMLRKLPTSPVWCLDYFDNLIAVGCANGRVELWEVPAGVLKCAYQEDAKRNQGITHIHLNGDRVIVARLNGRLDFYRLETYYKGKQIDWGFTSAYRRTHVRTGSTGSIGLMMQQQQRQQDAAQKTTKEEMKITLEGVRLAHQQPITCMQVVNDMVFTGSQDHTLKVYCLNKSDVEYTLHGHCGPVTCLFVDRWQPGTGGSGSQDGLLCVWDLFTGACMYNIQAHDGAVSCLACAPSYVISLGTDERICVWERFQGNLLTTIKISNAYSSLLMLTPSLLVTSKMGSLIVWDVRTGQPAREVKLDFANLQLCPKFMMLACDSVVCDYGNEIRVVRFPIVADKCH
- the LOC6625089 gene encoding UPF0587 protein GA18326; translated protein: MVRVGLQISATLENIEKLETHSDYAFFLKLTCSNCGETSEKWHDITESERVQQDSRNAAGFNFYMKCKMCARENSIDVVEKSNVPYTAEDAGKFKTIVVFDCRGVEPVEFSPRSGWKVLSSENGQAFEDVDLSEDDWVEYDQKNNNSVGVYEFASKFLKLKK